TTGCTTTCTTTAATTTCTGTGATCAGTTCTTTACTTCGATCAGTATTTTGCTGTAAAATCATAAACCATTTGGAGAAGATCGTTCTGGATTCATCATTCTCGTCGCACTGATCATTCATTTTCCCAGTGCTTTGAATGTTCTTTTCTCCATTCGTGCACTCTGCATCTTCGAATTGATCTTCATCGTCGTCTTCATCGTCATCGTCTGATGTTATCTCAGCCGAAGGAAACGACCCGAAGCACCTGAAGTCGAACCGGAGACTGCGCAAGCATGTCAAGAATTGCATAACATCTTTCTTGAACCCCAGCGCATCCATCCAAGCAGCTCTTTTTTTCTGCTTCTTGTTATTGTGCAGCCTCTCAATCTCTTCCATAACCGACTGCCAGTTCTTGCAAGAGCTGGGCTTTGGCCGAACTTTGATTTGCCCCGCACAAGTGACCTTTGGGGATGTGGGCTCCGATATATCTGAATTAGTAGGCTTAGTCTTTGCCCAAAAGAGTGGGCTGGCGTGGCCGCGGGCGGCGGTAGTAGTGCCGCCACCACTAAGTCTCCTCATGTGACGGCTTCGGTTGGGCCGGTGATTGTGGCAATTTCTGGAATCCGATGGCCTTGCCGGGCTACAGATTGGTTTGGGCATCAGAGTCAAATGAGCTCTAGACGGAAAACAGATGAGTAAATCTGCGGAAGGAGGCCCTTTGCCATCTCTACCACCTTTCATGGTGTAATGTTCCTTTACCTTTAGTTCCTCGGTAGTTTTAGATCTCTCATATTGATTTGAGTTTGGATGAGTTATATTAGAAGGAAACGAGGGGCCACCACCCGCCCAAGCATATCATTAACATCACTTAGTTAACCCGAAAAAATGGAGTAATAATAAAGCATAGATAGTATAGTATACttcatttatatatcaaaagaaGATTAGTTTTTGATTTTGCAAGAAGTACTTCATATATATTATG
The Primulina huaijiensis isolate GDHJ02 unplaced genomic scaffold, ASM1229523v2 scaffold206834, whole genome shotgun sequence genome window above contains:
- the LOC140966504 gene encoding uncharacterized protein translates to MKGGRDGKGPPSADLLICFPSRAHLTLMPKPICSPARPSDSRNCHNHRPNRSRHMRRLSGGGTTTAARGHASPLFWAKTKPTNSDISEPTSPKVTCAGQIKVRPKPSSCKNWQSVMEEIERLHNNKKQKKRAAWMDALGFKKDVMQFLTCLRSLRFDFRCFGSFPSAEITSDDDDEDDDEDQFEDAECTNGEKNIQSTGKMNDQCDENDESRTIFSKWFMILQQNTDRSKELITEIKESKRKTIKSLFDEELMEDDDEAPPCAPPSNALLLMRCRSAPAKSWQEEKEEEEKDEEKEDESEEKCEKTGIAESKESLVVMAYGADLSKFSSDIVKETWVVGGIGDLLSRSRSWKR